The genomic region AGCAGGCAGTGATTCTAGCCTGATCCTCAGGCAGAAGAGCAGGttttatcagaaaatatttaggGAGGAGACTATGAGATGCTCACAGCCCTAGCACTGGGGAAAGCAAAGATAAAATGTGGTTTTCTTAGCTGAAAACACCAAAACTCCACCCCCACAAGGGGTATTTATGAGTGACAGGGTGGGGCCTGGACATAAGCAATTTTCCCCTGAACCCAGCTACAGGATTACTGAAGATGATGGTCTCTTCGGTCACGGAGGGGCACAATGCTAGAGGCTTAAAATGAGCTCACGCTCAACTACAAGTGTTAAGCTTCAGCATCTCTGATGTGGGAATATAAGTGGTGAATCCTCCTGGGCAACCTAACAGGAGCAGTGGGACCATAACCACCAGGCACacatgggaaagggagagaatctgcCATTTTCTTGTAATGTTCTGTGGCCAGTTGGAGGTTGCAGCGGAGGGAAGTCCCAACCAGCTGCAActctcagaggaaaagaaacaccACCTGGAGCATTAGTTCCAGTCAAGAACATTCTTAAGGACAGAGTTCAAGATAAGGCTTTaggaaggggtgtggggggggtgtttcTTTATGCTTTTATGTTTAAATTCTGTGCAAATCTCTCTAAATATTCAGTATGGCTTTGAGCAACATGGATTAACAGATCATGTTCAAACTGCAGACATTTACAAAGTATCCTCTGTAAAAAGCTAGGTAATAAGTATCAAAATAGCAGGGCCAGGGACTTactcacagatgggaaaattaacCTGACCTGTCCCTGTATAGGATTGAGTATTGTCCCACTCCCCTCACCAATCACAATAAATCTGGACGTGTTCCTGCCTTCAAAGGTAGACTGTAGGAAAGAGATTGACGAGAGCTCCCAAATAATTGGGTGAGAGTTTTCTGAGAAGATGAACACAGCAGGAAAACCGTAGCTGATGCCATGTGGTCTGGTTCCATCCCCATCAGTGTCTTCCATGGACCCCATTGGGTCCAACAAGAAACTCCTCAGGGAGTAAGAAAAGTTAGGCTCAGATCTCCTTCTTCTCACAGTCAGCCACATTGACACATGTGCCAGCAGTACATTTAGGGGATTTGTGACTGCGTTTACTTAGCTTTTAGGTTTTTGTTAAGGACACCAAAATTATGCTATTTCCCCTGCCCCCTGAAATCACTCATCAGCATGGCTCATTGCTTTAAGGACTTGGCAAGCCACTCTGCCTCAGAACAGAAGGCAAACACTATAGTGTATCAGGAAGAAAAGGCCTCTGAGTAATATACCATTTCCTTCTGCCCACTCCTCAGGGGCAAAAAATTAGTTCTACTTACAACATTTGaaagactaatttttaaaaaattaataaaaatgacaatttccCTGTCAAAATCACATGAACATAAAGAGTAAAGCAAAGTCTGTAGGGAGGGTATATGGATGCAGAACAGGTTTCTGAGGTGCGGTCAGCCTCCTTCTTGGTGTGGATGGGTGATGATGTCTCCTGGAGAACAGGCTGTCTGATCCCATCCTAGGTCCTCCTGCCccaactttctttcctttgtagcTGTCCTTAGGTTTAGTGTTGGAATCACAATTCGAAATTCAACAGAGAGCTTCTGAAGGtgatgggacagagggaggggacaggaaagaAGGGATGAAAACTTAGTCTTCTTCATCCTCACTGATATCATAAGCTGCAGCTTTGTGCCTGGAGAGGTTtgctggggaggaaggtggggaagtCTTGCCAGAGAAGGGCCATCGGAAAGACGGGGATGGGGAGCGTTCCCGAGTGGGGCTGCTGCTGGGACTCTGCTTTGGACTGATGGCCTGCAGCATCCGGCCTTTACCCTCTTTCAGCATATGTTTCTGGGGAGACCAAAAGGAAGAATTAGAAGAAACCTAGGGATCCTACTAAATCACCACTGGAGGGTCTGAGACGTCAAATTATCGTGAGTGCCCAGTGCAATGCCAAAAGTGATCAAATACATTAGGGGAAGGATACACCTAAAATTTTAAGCAATTTCCTCCCTAAAATAGTCCATGTTATGCTTCTTATCTAAGGGTTCCTACCTGTTATCCAGTCACCCAATTCTCGATGACTATGTCAAAGGAATTCTTAAATGGCTATTTGGTCCAGAGTCTAGGCTTCAGGCAAAACCAAAGGAACTCACTCAGACAAAAAGGTACCTATCCTAGTTCGAGAGCTCTCCGAAAAGGAAATTCTATATTCTCCCTAAATAATCTGTTCTGGTATCAGATACTTTCACGGTTAGATGCTTCTTGATAACCTAAGGCTCACTTGCTAAATAACTACACTCACCTTCTATTTGGCTTAAAGAGACCTTGTTACTCCTCAAGGACAGAACTCTCACCTCACCCAGCAGCTCTGCAGCAGCTGTTTGTACTGGAGGCAGCTTTCTTTCTactgttctttgttctttcctttcctttttatttaaaactataatataaAAGCAAACTGGGCAAGGTCACTTGCTTATCACCAGATTTGGAGGTTGACAGAGCTGGCAATATTATTTAGGAGAATGCATAACCTCTTTCTGTAATGAGTTTAAACAACTTTTGGGGGACAGTTGAAATATAGTTCTGCCCAGTATCAGGAACAGATTAGGTAACTACTTAATGTTGATGTCCCTTTCTATAATGCTGTAATTCTTCACACAGCATGAAAATTACCTAAATTTTCCTGAAATTCCCAAACTGTCCACCAGGAAAGAACATACCAGAGCTCCTTCTGGGCCAAACATTTCCAGGAAACTTCCAATGAATTCTCGGgatttctcttcccatttctgaATGAGATCAATGCTTTTTTCCTCCACCTTCTGAACaaattcttttgacttttcttccacatctttcactttcttctttacTTTGTCAACCCGCTCCTGCAAGTGGTATTTCTTCTCCtaagtaaagaaataattgttttaagaaataatactcaCTCTGACCTCCATtccaaagggagaagaaaaaaaaagtttcagcaCGTTACTGATAAGATTTCCAGTCAGAATTTCACTTCACCCTAATCTCCTGTTTCTCTAGCATAGTAACAGATTAAATATACTCTGGATGGTCACCTTATATGAAAGTGTGATAATTCAAACATTATAGAAGCCTGGATTAAACTAAAGATATAGAGTATCTTTACTCTATATCTCTATAAAGATACAGAGTATCAGTAACCACTGGGCATATAGCAAATGAAGTCAGATTTTTTAAGGCTACAttaaaactaatcatgtactatatgttggctaactaaacataatttttaaaaaaacataaacttGGAACATAAACATGCCCAACATAACCCAAACGCCATTCTAAATGAAGATATGTAAGAAGCCACAGGATTACTGCACAATATTGCCAAGAATAAGACAACTCTCATACGTTGAAGTAGCGGATCTTTTACTTAATTTATGGTATTGATGTTTTCCTGCTATCACTGGCTTATTCTATGATTTTAGAAGagctttttgttctatttttagtatttagaggtctgtttgctcatctgcaaaatgaagatacCCTATGGTCCTACCAGCTTCcctgaacagaaaggaaaatggtatGGATCGGGGGAGGTTTAGCCAAAGGAAAAGTATTTTCATAATTTCCAGATCATAAAGGGGAACGGGAAtatgtttagtatttttaaacaCCTGAAGGAGATTCTGTAGTAGGTGGTTAACAACAGCTAGGGTTTATCTGCAAAGCTAAACATATTTGATGAAGCCATTTCACCTATTCATTATTCACAAAACTGGCAGCAGGTAAGGGAGCATGGTAAACTACTCGTACAGAAGATATAGTTagcagctttcttctttttaaaatcaactttattaaGATACAATTTATATACAAAATGTATAGCAGTTTGTTTCTAAAAGGTAATATTAAGCTAAGATAAACTATGCTTtcataaatcaaaatttaaaaccgAGGTCCACATGCCCTGAGAAATTGCATGCAAAATGTTGTGTGTGCCACTATCCATACAGGGAGAGGATCCATAGCTTTCAGTAAATTTTCCAAAGaccatccaattaaaaaaaaaaaaaaaaaggtatgaactgcagttttaaatatatttgatacaAATATTATACAATGTTAAGTAACATATTCTTATTTAATTGGCTGTGTATTTTTATATCAATGTGTTGACTGATACTAGATCATAAAGGCAGAGAATGcctctgttttattctctttgtaaAGCTTAGCACAGTGTAATCAGCAAAGAGGCACTCATTGAATTTTGGAGGTGACGGTTACAACAGACAGAAAAGCAACTTTAGCTCAGATGAGGTAGGAGGTTAACGTTTGTCCTATACGGCCAGGGAACTCTGGGATGAAGCTGGAACTCACATTGATAAAGCTGACATTGAGCTCCTTTGCCGTGTAGCCCCTCTGTAGATTCCGTCTGGCATACACATCATAGTCCCGAACAATTCGGGTGATGATGTCTGATGTGGAGATACCTTCTGTCCTCTGTGTTGGTGCAAACATACCTAATCcaagaacacacacatacactgtgaCATTCTGGTTAACTCAGGCCATAGGACTAGATGGAAACCGGGAGCAACATTCTTTTACTCAAAAAATGATCTTCTATTACTAAGTGAAGTCTGGAGATACTGACATACAGGAGGAAGACTGAATCAAAGGCTAGGGGTAAGGAAAGGAAGAACTATATGGccctaatattaaaaaatatatatatgggccTGGgagtttcttaaaattaaaatatgtatcaaaaatagatgcttagggatgcctgggtggctcagtctgttaagcctctttttttggctcaggtcatgatcctagcatcctgggatcgagtcccacattgggctccttgctcagcgaggagcctacttttccctctgctagctgctccccctgcttgtgctctctctttttctctctctctcggacaaacaaacaaaatatgttttttttaagttttttttttttttaaatattttatttatttttttgacagacagagatgacaagcaggcagagaggcaggcagagagaggaggaagcaggctccccactgagcgaagagcctgacgtggggctctatcccaggaccctgggatcatgacctgagctgaaggcagaggctttaacccactgagccacccaggtgccccaaacaaacaaaatcttaaaaaaaaaaaaaaaaaagtagatgctTAGACCGCAAATTGATGGATATCAGTGCTATGCTCACCTAAAGCTCTTATCTGAAGTGTGATTGAAAGTAGATATTGAATTTCTAAGTGCATAAATTTTCCTTTGCAACGCGGCAATGTCATTGATTCTCTGTTGCTGCCTGAGACATCATAAAGTGAGGATGTAGATCAGCTTACTTACCTGCTTCCTTGATGTGCTTATAAACATCATCGCTCCCAGCAGAAGAATAAGGGATGTCATCATGGGCTACAAAATCAATCTGAAATAAGGAAACATCATTTAAAACTGAGGATCAATTACATCAGAAAGAACCAGTAAATATTCCCCCAGAAAATACTCTCCCAGATTCAGAATAAAGGACAAGGAGAGGCCAGGCCTcaagtaaactttttttctttacctctctTTGCCTTGCTTCATAAATTCTGTGATTCATTCATAAGCcacacaatttaattttttttttatctatttatcactCATAAATATGAAGTTATTTTCCAGGTTATTTGGTCTCTCTGGCTCTATTCTCATATGTAAAGTAGAAAGAATAGCTACCCAGTAAGACTGTTTTGGGGAGCAACTGAAATATAATGGATATAGAAGTGCTTATAAACCACCAAACGCCATATAAATATCAGGGATGATCATTATTAGTAGTAATAGCACAGTCATCTCCTCTGTGTGAAATTTACATAGAGCACAGAAGTAAAAAATGGCTAGTGGAAAACTACCCCCAAATCCCAGAAGTCTTGAGAGTTGAGGGAATTCCAGAACAAGGGATGGGGACGTGTGTTCAGTTTCTTACCCGGTGTTCTGCCAGGAACTCTGGTGTCAAGGTCCAGGGGGCATTCCTCACCACCTCATCCACATAGCGGCAGTGCTGCACTGCATCATAGCGCTCATTTTCATTCATCACCGTGAAGCCTTTGAAGTTGTGCGTAAGCTCATCACTGCAAACTGAGTTCACCACACCACAGAGTTGTAAGTCCAAGTCCTCTTTGCTTAACCATTCCTCAGTCACCAACCTCTCCCATTTCCTATGACTGTAACCAATCTTTCCACCAGAAAAGAATTTCCTGGGTCCAGCTCAATCTGAGTAACAATACTTTTCCTAATCCAAGATACACCTTCAGGACCAAGTACTCACAAAAAGTATGTTCACACTTTGGAGA from Mustela erminea isolate mMusErm1 chromosome 1, mMusErm1.Pri, whole genome shotgun sequence harbors:
- the PCYT1A gene encoding choline-phosphate cytidylyltransferase A translates to MDAQSSAKMNTRKRRKEVPGPNGAAEEDGISSKMPRCAVGLQQPAPFSDEIEVDFSKPYVRVTMEEASRGTPCDRPVRVYADGIFDLFHCGHARALMQAKNLFPNTYLIVGVCSDELTHNFKGFTVMNENERYDAVQHCRYVDEVVRNAPWTLTPEFLAEHRIDFVAHDDIPYSSAGSDDVYKHIKEAGMFAPTQRTEGISTSDIITRIVRDYDVYARRNLQRGYTAKELNVSFINEKKYHLQERVDKVKKKVKDVEEKSKEFVQKVEEKSIDLIQKWEEKSREFIGSFLEMFGPEGALKHMLKEGKGRMLQAISPKQSPSSSPTRERSPSPSFRWPFSGKTSPPSSPANLSRHKAAAYDISEDEED